Proteins encoded within one genomic window of Girardinichthys multiradiatus isolate DD_20200921_A chromosome 21, DD_fGirMul_XY1, whole genome shotgun sequence:
- the LOC124857676 gene encoding tyrosine-protein kinase yes-like → MGCVKSKEDKGPTMKYQTENSSRSDPNASTSVPHAGHYGPDPTQQNQPPALSSSSAALNFNHALTPFGGSSSAITPFGGASTSFTGPMSNSFSGAVSSGVTFFVALYDYEARTSDDLTFKKGDRFQIINNTEGDWWEARSINTGMKGYIPSNYVAPADSIQAEEWYFGKMGRKDAERLLLNPGNIRGTFLVRESETTKGAYSLSIRDWDEAKGDNVKHYKIRKLDNGGYYITTRAQFDTLQKLVKHYTEHADGLCHKLTTVCPTVKPQTQGLAKDAWEIPRESLQLEVKLGQGCFGEVWMGTWNGTTKVAIKTLKPGTMSPEAFLQEAQIMKKLRHDKLVPLYAVVSEEPIYIVTEYMSKGSLLDFVKEGDGKFLTLITLVDMAAKIADGMAFIERMNYIHRDLRAANILVGENLVCKIADFGLARLIEDNEYTARQGAKFPIKWTAPEAALYGRFTIKSDVWSFGILLTELVTKGRVPYPGMVNREVLEQVERGYRMPCPPGCPESLHEMMLLCWKKEPDERPTFEYLQSFLEDYFTSTEPQYQPGENL, encoded by the exons ATGGGTTGTGTAAAAAGCAAAGAAGACAAAGGCCCCACCATGAAATATCAGACTGAAAATTCCTCACGGTCCGACCCCAACGCCTCCACTTCTGTGCCTCATGCCGGTCACTATGGGCCTGATCCTACGCAGCAGAATCAGCCGCCTGCATTGTCCTCCAGCTCTGCAGCTCTGAATTTCAACCACGCCCTCACGCCATTCGGAGGCTCCTCCTCTGCCATAACTCCCTTCGGAGGAGCGTCGACCTCGTTCACTGGTCCCATGTCCAACTCCTTCTCTGGTGCCGTCTCTA gCGGTGTCACCTTCTTTGTTGCCTTGTATGACTATGAAGCCAGAACGTCAGATGATCTTACATTTAAAAAGGGGGATCGCTTTCAGATCATCAACAATAC CGAAGGAGACTGGTGGGAGGCTCGCTCCATCAACACCGGGATGAAAGGCTACATCCCCAGCAATTATGTGGCCCCTGCCGACTCCATTCAGGCTGAAGA GTGGTACTTTGGGAAAATGGGACGCAAAGATGCTGAGAGGTTGCTGCTCAATCCTGGGAATATTCGAGGGACTTTCCTGGTGCGGGaaagtgaaacaactaaag GTGCTTATTCTCTCTCCATACGGGACTGGGATGAAGCCAAAGGAGACAATGTGAAGCACTACAAGATCCGCAAGCTGGATAATGGGGGATACTATATCACTACACGAGCCCAGTTTGACACGTTGCAGAAACTTGTCAAACACTACACAG AGCATGCAGATGGACTCTGCCACAAGCTGACCACAGTCTGCCCCACGGTCAAGCCTCAGACTCAGGGGCTCGCCAAAGATGCCTGGGAGATCCCGAGGGAGTCGTTGCAGCTGGAGGTCAAACTTGGCCAGGGATGCTTTGGAGAGGTGTGGATGG GCACATGGAACGGCACCACCAAAGTGGCCATAAAGACGCTGAAGCCGGGGACCATGTCACCCGAGGCCTTCCTGCAGGAAGCTCAGATCATGAAGAAACTCAGACATGACAAACTAGTGCCTCTTTATGCTGTTGTGTCTGAGGAGCCCATCTATATTGTCACAGAGTATATGTCCAAAG GAAGTTTGCTTGACTTCGTCAAAGAAGGTGATGGCAAATTCCTTACGCTCATCACGCTGGTGGACATGGCCGCGAAA attgcAGACGGCATGGCCTTCATCGAGCGAATGAACTACATTCACAGAGATCTGCGTGCTGCGAACATACTCGTGGGCGAGAACTTGGTGTGTAAGATAGCCGACTTCGGTCTGGCAAGGCTGATAGAAGACAACGAGTACACGGCGAGGCAAG GAGCCAAATTCCCCATCAAGTGGACAGCCCCTGAAGCCGCTCTGTATGGTCGCTTCACCATCAAGTCAGACGTCTGGTCCTTCGGGATTCTCCTCACCGAGCTAGTTACCAAAGGCAGGGTGCCCTATCCAG GAATGGTGAACCGGGAGGTGCTGGAGCAGGTGGAGCGAGGATACCGCATGCCCTGCCCGCCAGGTTGCCCTGAGTCTCTGCATGAGATGATGCTGCTCTGCTGGAAGAAGGAGCCAGATGAGAGGCCCACATTTGAGTACCTGCAGTCCTTCTTGGAGGACTATTTCACCTCCACGGAGCCTCAGTATCAGCCTGGAGAAAACCTATAG